A genomic segment from Triticum dicoccoides isolate Atlit2015 ecotype Zavitan chromosome 1A, WEW_v2.0, whole genome shotgun sequence encodes:
- the LOC119355254 gene encoding uncharacterized protein LOC119355254, with protein MRRADWVRTLASIPSLPSPPRAASSILSRRCCSPSRRLSHPLPSLLLSLAPPPASSPGHGDHERQREEEGWRLGAAVRGARRPPLRVGRPAPSPPTPGPPLRMGRPAPSPQTPGQKGHGRPLPARAPALSARGAAVLLRRFLLVGSFSQPSPPARRHLPAVLDHVLWRRPLHRAPPPADRRRRARPPRLAGAQLIPGLRLTSAHVSIAADGRRVNRRCRPAPARSNETWRLAAARSTPPSGAASTLGLRRDAWDAALCLFLAQQEEHVQRVVRQTAVWWADGGLSGWAKTAAPGALPHVNCQVAATGGAIPGFGEGMDGGA; from the exons ATGAGGCGTGCCGATTGGGTGAGAACGCTAGCCTCCATCCCCTCCCTCCCTTCTCCCCCTCGCGCCGCCTCCTCCATTCTCTCCCGTCGCTGCTGCTCCCCCTCGCGCCGCCTCTCTCATCCTCTCCCGTCGCTGCTGCTCTCCCTCGCGCCGCCCCCAGCCTCCTCACCTGGACACGGCGACCATGAGCGCCAGCGAGAGGAGGAAGGCTGGCGGCTGGGCGCTGCCGTACGAGGGGCCCGGCGGCCACCTTTGCGCGTGGGACGCCCTGCGCCGTCACCACCGACGCCGGGGCCACCTCTGCGCATGGGACGCCCTGCGCCGTCACCACAGACGCCGGGGCAAAAAGGACACGGCCGTCCTCTCCCTGCGCGCGCTCCCGCCCTCTCcgcccgcggcgccgccgtcctcctccggcgcttcctcctcgtcggctccttctCGCAGCCCTCGCCTCCCGCACGCCGCCATCTCCCGGCCGTCCTCGACCACGTCCTCTGGCGCCGGCCGCTTCACCGAGCTCCCccgccagcagatcgacgccgccgGGCCCGTCCACCCCGTCTCGCCGGCGCCCAGCTCATCCCCGGCCTCCGGCTCACCTCCGCCCACGTCTCCATCGCGGCTGATGGGAGAAGGGTCAATCGCCGGTGTCGGCCTGCGCCGGCGAGGTCGAACGAGACCTGGCGGTTGGCGGCAGCTCGATCCACTCCTCCATCGGGAGCTGCGAGCACGCTGGGGCTCAGGCGCGATGCATGGGATGCTGCGCTCTGCCTCTTCCTCGCTCAGCAAGAGGAGCATGTGCAGCGCGTGGTGCGGCAGACGGCGGTGTGGTGGGCGGACGGTGGCCTCAGCGGCTGGGCAAAAACAGCTGCACCTGGTGCTCTACCGCACGTGAACTGTCAAGTTGCTGCAACTGGTGGTG CTATCCCTGGATTTGGTGAGGGAATGGATGGAGGAGCATGA